Proteins encoded together in one Plasmodium brasilianum strain Bolivian I chromosome 4, whole genome shotgun sequence window:
- a CDS encoding hypothetical protein (conserved Plasmodium protein), with protein MRERKKYGNNIPKCLSSKINKSKIIQKNICSNYRTIKIIDIYENLPLNHLNNERTRIKEIILANDVIVVLLISGISRAYDIVNGRFLCEINPSNFSVVHTIVYNSYNNTLIVAYASFPAHLQCKVIDCNDLKVGKTNSSGLGTLFEKVILSHPAFFEFCETNGRIGAANLNTNSYTFWDMRTYEQVFEIKEEFQEIRVSDGLVAMFKQPINNTIPLALFDIENGKRLVETVISILPRREMQFLELLVSKLLIKQEGSSLRIYDLLKKTRQKVKNTYTFQPTAFVFYDHPSPINGKVYNNEISKKFFTISSDLIEFWELDSFMLRKMYAIYVPGLRDPDLCNHSLMAEILCLYSSNAFDKIQKYESLFNYVDSSDTRTDSMHHDFVDKEMIKEKDKNMLYKKKILNNNIQDNKLKTDIDKENFNFGALLFFSLNDGEFLNYISENVCGHSVEVLASNSSMTTILIFQNFKFSNVYQTIICGDDKGFVRILRNNPKFDDFEIRNSKQNTYDRRICENAFIREELSMENGEKRLHQIKRKKKYQGEREKELLKKPKIYKFSDREISA; from the exons ATGCGagaacgaaaaaaatatggaaataatATCCCAAAATGTTTATcatcaaaaattaataagagtaaaataatacaaaaaaatatttgttctaATTACAGaactattaaaataattgatatatatgaaaaccTTCCTTTGAATCATTTGAATAATGAAAGAACAAGAATTAAGGAAATTATTCTAGCAAACGATGTAATtgttgttttattaatttctgGTATATCTCGAGCTTATGATATTGTAAATGGACGCTTTTTATGTGAAATTAATCCAAGCAATTTTTCTGTTGTTCACACTATTGTGTACAATTCTTATAACAACACTTTAATAGTTGCCTATGCCTCTTTTCCTGCACATTTGCAGTGTAAAGTTATCGATTGCAAT GATTTAAAAGTTGGAAAAACAAATTCGTCGGGACTTGGCACTCTATTCG aAAAAGTCATATTGAGTCACCCAGCCTTTTTCGAGTTTTGCG AGACGAACGGAAGAATAGGTGCTGCTAACTTAAATACAAATTCATATACATTCTGGGACATGAGAACATATGAACAAGTTTTTGAAATAAAGGAAGAATTTCAGGAAATCAG AGTTTCGGACGGACTAGTGGCCATGTTTAAACAACCCATAAATAACACAATTCCCTTAGCCTTGTTCGATATAGAAAACGGAAAGAGACTT GTTGAAACTGTTATATCGATTTTGCCAAGAAGAGAAATGCAATTTTTAGAACTGCTCGTTTCTAAATTATTG ATAAAGCAAGAAGGCTCCTCCTTAAGAATTTATGACCTACTAAAGAAGACACGACAGAAAGTTAAAAACACGTACACATTTCAGCCGACAGCCTTTGTCTTTTACGAC cACCCCTCCCCGATTAATGGCAAGGTTTACAACAACGAA ataagTAAAAAGTTCTTTACGATATCAAGTGATCTGATTGAGTTTTGGGAGTTAGATTCGTTCATGCTGCGGAAGATGTATGCTATATATGTTCCAG GACTAAGAGATCCTGATTTGTGTAATCACAGTCTGATGGCCGAGATTCTATGCTTATACAGTTCAAATGCTTTTGacaaaatacaaaaatacgAAAGTTTATTTAACTATGTTGATAGTTCAGATACAAGAACTGATTCCATGCATCATGACTTTGTAGATAAGGAGATGATAAaggaaaaggataaaaatatgttatataagaaaaagatactaaataataatattcaagacaataaattaaaaactgatatagataaagaaaattttaattttggaGCACtcttattcttttctttaaatgATGGAGagtttttaaattacatttCAGAAAATGTGTGTGGTCATTCTGTCGAAGTCCTTGCTTCTAACAGCTCCATGACG actattttaatttttcaaaatttcaaattttcAAATGTTTATCAGACAATCATATGCGGTGACGATAAAGGATTCGTCCGAATTTTAAGAAACAATCCCAAATTTGACGATTTCGAAATAAGGAATTCCAAACAG AATACATACGACAGACGGATATGCGAAAATGCGTTTATTAGAGAGGAGTTAAGTATGGAGAATGGTGAAAAAAGATTGCATCagattaaaagaaaaaaaaaatatcaaggTGAACGTGAAAAGGAATTGTTAAAGAAGCCGAAGATTTATAAATTCTCTGATAGGGAGATATCTGCTTAG